The Mytilus galloprovincialis chromosome 11, xbMytGall1.hap1.1, whole genome shotgun sequence genome contains the following window.
TTGTCtaaattttttattatagttatttttttggttattttatttcaGCATCctattattctttctctatttttCTATTCGTCCTTTTTATTTTcttacccccccccttttccaaaaaaaaaaatcaatctcttTTCCGTAGAACACCTCCCCCCGGCCCCCTCTGAAATCTAcaattattttctgtattttgtgGATTAATGTCAATTCTTTTTCATTATGTACGTAAAAAGTTATAACACCTCATAAATGTATGCATCTGCAGCGTTATTATGTGGTACCTACATTAGGAACGCACACAGACGAATATTGAGATGTCTAAGAACCGAAAATCAAATAGTTAAGAATgagatatctataatactaaaataacgaggtccaatttgtcagccgtcatcgggtaaaaacgacaattcaaagaattcaacttatATAACTGATATAGGACAATAGtttagattaaaaatgacaccacTCCAGACCCCTTTTTTTCCccatataattaatattgccaataattaacaagttccgggtcgaatctgatgccgataccaatagtatattcacctcttacctattaccttatctgtacgttccgcatctgacaggcgcaccaccaaacggtgtatttaggattttgctatatatacGGGTTATAATCaaagggttgacactactaaattcaatcattgtcaaaatgttccctattgtagtattttaatcagtaagacattttaagataacaatacgaatactaaaaatctggacctAAAATGAGGCGTATAAGTTCAATTCTTTATTAACcaaatgttttacaacatataggtacatgtataatcaatatatactaaatatatattacaaaaatatacgaTCATGACAAAACAGACAGAAGTTTtagtataggtacagttttcaatttgttagcgggcatgacgtaaaacagcgaataaaaagaattcaactttaatgctgttgattaaaaaatactccattccaggaccttttgttttccaaataattagtattaccaataattgataagttctcGGTCGTCGGGTTCAAactgaaagattttgaaagcagagaaaactatgtatcttataatcggcatgactttatatcagatgacaataccaatactaaaataaggcttacacatagttatatatactttaattcagtcacgaacccacgatatcacgggtgtgttctagtattatataaaaaggaactaaaaaaaaatgcttaatcCATCTAGATATATAcatacttttatgaattgtgacgtggatggagagttgtctcctgaGAATATGGTTCCTCTTTTAGCTAGTTCCCGTTATCATATGCTTTATCGACGAAAACATGTCACCTagaaattatatatgtttttcatttttttaatttacgaaatactttttaaatgtatGTATTAGATGTTTGTTTTAATGATCATAGTGTCTCATAAGTCGTTTTCGGTTGGCATCCTTTTACTTAAATGTTAGCTAGGTTCTTATGactttatgtgtatatatatattgatattgtaatggatggtgacactttaataaaataaatcttatcttatcttatcttattacaGTCTTTTTTCCACAGCTAAAATTCTGTGCAcgtaaaaatgaaattaatttttttgtattttaatttatcgtAATAGTATTTCAGAATATTATTTAATGCGAGATAACTGTACAAAATTCTCTCTTACAAGCAAAACCCAAATCTTTCTTTGTTTTCATggataaaaaatagaaattatcaTTTGGTTGTAGCTAAAATATGAACGATGATTGGCAATTACGGTATTGAATTTCCTCCTGTTTTATGTACATCTCAACGCTCATATATACCTCCAGACAAAGGTACCAGTTGTACACCTGGACTATCAAGACCcgtatgagggtttggatggggttaaatgattaaagaataatgcccttaaaaattgaagattagagaataacgggccaaaaaaatgaagattagagaaaaaaggggttaatttttggaagattagagaaaaaaaggggttatttttttaatgattagagaaaaaaaggggcgaaaattaaatgtttacagaataacagaacCCCTCCCCCCATCCAGACCTCCCGTATCGGCAATCCTCGTGTGACTCTAGATGAAAGGAACGGAAttggccgagttgtgacgaatatCAACCCCCGAGATACAGGTACCAGTTCAATGATAAGTGGTAAATACAATGATAACAATTTGTGATATCACAGTATGAAAAGTTAAGTTTGGTGAAGTTGTATTCGGTAAATCTTATTCCTTTTTAGATGGACTACAAATTTGAAAAAGGATAAGTCATGCAGAAGTAtcagtttttcttattttatatttggaTATTCTTTTTCTTTGAATATGTGCAATGTTTAGGTAAggcatcattattattcattgtttaaattttattttaaggtTAATATATGAGTAATACAATAATTAGCATACGAAAATTGCATAAGATCGATGATTGACGTGCAAATGTTATTCAAAAAGTTTCCTTATAAATTTCGGAACGAAAAGTTTCTTAACAAAAGGTgaagtcaaaagctcaaacaaatcaaacgaatggagaaAAACTCTTATGCGTACAGGCAtttattatgtagaaaaatgTTGAACTAAACCTGGTGTTACAGCTACATGTACCTAAATCaatcaatacaaacaaaaaaataacttaacaaaaaaaaaaaagatttaaacgAACAAATAAAACTTTCTATAATCtcctttaaacaaaataaaatcacggATTCTGTAATCTATCGTTATAAATATAGGTGTTTGCCAAAACAGAGAAAAAATATgggcaacacgaaacccaccaaaacccagctaggggtgatctcaagtgcccTGGAATTAAAAcaaatcctgctccacgtgtggctcCCATTGTTTTGCTAATGTAGTTTTAATTTATCTTTCAGATCAAAGCGGAGGTGTTAGTTTAACTGATATATGGCAACAAAACGCTAATAATATGAATCAGATGTTGGGAGGGTTTTCTCCGTGCAAGATGGAATTTTCTGGTCCCAGTAGTCAAATGAGTTATGGGAACCAGTTTGGTAATTTTAAGCCTGGTGCCGTTGGGAAGAGATCTGTTGAGAAGACAGGTAAATAGATTTCTGGTTCCTTTTCTATAGCTATAGATGATGAGAATCATTTCTTCGACAATTGTGAAATAAATAGTACCTTCAGGAAAATCCTTTTGACCAAAACTTCCATACAGATGTAATAAAAATTCGAGGTATGTAACTCATTTTAAAACGATTTAATTGTATGCACGACCGCAACGTCCGATAAAACGAacattaaaacaaagaaaaaagatttaaaaaaacatatcttaATTTTTCTATATATGCTGTAAATTAAGATTCGTATCGTGGTTGTACTACCTCGATTTATTTTCCAGTGTTACTGTGTAGTAAATAGGGCATTGTCTTAATTTATCTTTTGAATATAACAAAAAACCGTCATTGAAAAATCTCAAAATAAACCACAAACTTGGTGAAATTGAATGAGTATTGTACACGGCTGATGCATACGGTAAAACATTCTAGTTTACTTAGTTTTGCTTCATAAAACGAATACTGCCGGAATTGAGTCACGAAGGAGTAGTTAACCCCAGTTTTGGTGCGGACCGTGTTGCTTGGTCtatagttgtctatgttgtgttttgtatacatgtgttatatttcttattttgcaaattcggaatttcaaaatatatctagatgttatagatatattttgaaattccgaatttgcaaaataagaaatataacacTTGTACTAttgttgtctttttcttttttagacatggctttgtcagtttattttcgattaatgagtttgaatgtccttttgctGTCTTCCGACCCTCTTTAACTGAATTTCATACTAGTAGTTACATTCATGGCGACCCAGCTACAATATTtgttcaatagatataagaagatgtggtatggttgcctatgaaacaaccctccatccaagtcaaaatctattaaaagtaaaccattataggtcaaagtacatccttcaacacggaaccttgatTCAAACTATTAAGGGCCCTAACAATGACTAGGGTAGAACCTGTCAATGAGGGAAAACAACGGTACAATCAATGTACAAAACGAGAAACTAGAAACACGCATGAACCACATGAACAAACGAGAACAATAATAATTGCACATCAGGTTTCTAAATCAGGACAGGTTTAAACCAATGCAGCGAGTttaatgtctgtttgtcttttctttttaaccatggcgttgtcagtttatttttgatttatgagtttgaatgtccctctgatatctttcgtacCTCTTTAAATGCACTTTTTCGTCTGTTTTTAGAACATTGTCCTTGTCCTGGTGTTGACAATAAAGGATGTCCGACATGTTTGTGTAGTACTTTCGGTAAGTTAACAATTACTCATGAGCAAACTTTAAGGGGACAGACAGGGAGTATCAGATTCCAACTTTCCCCACCCACTAACTCCCAATTCCATACCCCAACTTTCATTTCACTTTCCCCTATTCCAAGACAGCAATTTGTCAAAATCCTTCTATCCAAAAAATAATATCCTGATATTTTCTACGCCTCTTAGCTTCCTATCACTTGACTCCCACTTCCCGCTACGTCATTACCATGTTTCCTAACCCCTTTCCACTCTCTCAACTCTATTAATTCTTGCATTTGTGCACCTAATAAGTAATAATTAACAGgacaaatattcttttttttatctatgcaTAGGTTGTTGttgcttatatattatattaacttCAGAAACTAAGATTTAATGTTCGAAATGTATTGCATATTAAACATTGTACTCTGACGTAAATAattcatatatcatatatgtatatgatttttttttgtggtgtccgtttaaaaagtttatttttcaatttgtaggAGACGGACATATTGATGGATTGGTACCACCCAGCACAAGTCCAGGTACTGTTCATCCATCAGCAGAATTTAAACTAACCAATCAAACCCgttcttttaaaaatgtcacgACCACGACACTTCAGACAACAAAAGAAACTTCACCAGAGATCTCCACTGTTTCAACAACTGTTTCCGAAATATCCAGTGTTAACTTTTTTATTACCTCTACAACCCCCAACAAAAAACCCAAAGCCAAACAAGATGATTTAATACCTGAATATAAGTTGAACGATAACCAAAAAGTGCACGATAATTCGGAACAAACTAAAAACTCTACCGGAAGTACACGTGTAGTCCGTTTACCTTCAGACGCGACTACCGTATACATTGGAATTATCACGGGTTTAGCGACTGTTTTGTGTTTCGTAATAGTTACCTCGGTTTTGTTTCTCTATAAATGGCGGAAAGCAACTGAGAAtttaaaacatgaacaaaatgaGTTATACTTTACTGAAAAGTCATTCAGAATAAGTATGGAAAGGCAGCATGGCAGAAACCAAGACGACCAACATGAACAAGAAAGGTCCGTTTCAATGTCTTCAAACTATCCTACTCCGCCAGATTCAGAAATAAGTATGGACTCTGTATTTACCCTGGATCAAACCACTGATGTTAAATCTCCGATTAACTCCCCTTCCTACGGGGAACAACTTTCTGCGCCGCTGATGTCGCCTGGATCGACTGTCTTCCCGTATCCTCCTGAAGCATATCGTCATGAGTATCTTGAATTGATGTGAACTTAATGCCTTCCGTCAAAAATATTTTGAACTATTGTGAACCATCGCAATATTATAGAATATCGTAAAATAAGACATTAATGTGTGTGATATACTATAAGTTTATAAGTATCCCGATTTACGAAAAATCTGTATTTGCATCAGTGATGGCGGCGTATTAGTCACTCTTTAAgtgaaataaaactattttttttgttCGTTTGAGTGCAATTTAATATAAAATGCGTATATATGCATTTCAAGGCGCTATATCTTAAGTCTATTccacattctaatgcaacaacgtttgtaatgttcattttgattggataacgtcactttcttacatggcatcaattgacaattgatgctatgggacgtacacGCAAGCGCAGAcgacatatgacagattttaaatgcatgttttaacgttgttttctgtcagtttcattagaatggagataacaatattgtattttaagctccgacggcatcaatttgggatttgatgatcgcaaatacccgtttactgtctccgctaacgcgtcgccagtaaacttaatttgcgaccatcaaatccccaattgatgccgtcggagcttaaaatacaatacagttatctcctaagtatACAGTGCAGTGACGTTATTGGTAGAGCTAGTATATATTGACAGACTGATAGAGTTTTCATCCGTCAGTCACCTGTATCAAGCTATTTTAACAGCTAAACTAGTCTAAATACAATTGAAAGACCATTAAATAATTTAACAGCCAAGGTTAAgggtgtacttaggtgaggttaggtgaagaTTAAttaattaagaagttaaaatttatactataagctggtagaacATCATttaattaaaggggcactagctgtcaaattcatggtcaccgatttgactcaaattttcatattttattcataacaatgtaaaacatttatccaaactatcaaaagtgtGAAATACGCAGTTTACAGAGCATAGGGTCAATAATATGTagtttcgtttcgtgtgtatttagtCTAGACTCCATCTAATTAaatcagatgaccatataagtgatgtaaacataaatatactaatgatgagatataaatagattaagccaaCACgtgcatttgaatttttatatgtctgtttaatcttattttatagattaaaagtaTATGTTtcttgcaagtgaatcagtcattataaatattttttagcttaatttgaaaaaaattgaaccattttggctgctaaaagcgaattatcatttcactatttcacttttattattgattgaacaaaaacaaatcatacaTTAAATTTTTAtgcatctcgtagctagtgcctctttcaggataaaaataagctaaaaatattgataggatggacctccttttcgagatattggagatttaaaatatggcgggaaaagactgactaggacttttaccttatatttgcattggtattattgggtctcaaaacaaaagaaagaaaattaataatcttctaaaattttgtaaatgaNNNNNNNNNNNNNNNNNNNNNNNNNNNNNNNNNNNNNNNNNNNNNNNNNNNNNNNNNNNNNNNNNNNNNNNNNNNNNNNNNNNNNNNNNNNNNNNNNNNNTATGTCTAAATGTTTTAAAGTTCATTTAGATATGCCCATCGTTACTTCATTGCCGGACATGTCTCATTCAACTGCACGTTTCCATCAGCATCCCAATGCAAGAACCAATGTTATTTTACTGAGCCTGTCGGAACTCAGGTGTTAGATTTCATGTTACTCAAATAAACCTGCCATAACGACAAGTTAAAGTCGAATGTGGATATCCATGGAATGTTTAATTATTATCCTGTGCATATTGATGTAAGATCACGATTGTAGAATACTACGTGTACTTCCAATGAGAATATTGTTAGGTATATGTTcagtgtccagtggcaaatatttgaaaatattcaggGAGCGAATATAACATTTGAATAAGAACTAGCTAAGCCCGACAGACGGAGTTAGATTTTTTTTGTGATGGAACAGAATTAATGTTACAGTGCAAGGAAAGATATGCCGACTGATTTTCAACGACAAATAATATATGCAAATTCTTGACGAAATACACAGATATGAACTATGtaagaaaatgtataatttatttgtacgagcttGAGATAACAATGAGCTATATTTCCACTGTTGGATATGTTACTTGGCTACCAGGAGACTATAAAGTATAAACATATATTAAAAGTATAGCCCTGCGTGTTGTCTATACACCTGTAATATTTGTATCCTAAAGGCAGAAAGGTAAATTACAGGTTAAATAGACATGCTTGGCTGATTTTCATTATAGTAcgtacataagcaacacgaccggTGTCACGTGCGG
Protein-coding sequences here:
- the LOC143050978 gene encoding uncharacterized protein LOC143050978 produces the protein MQKYQFFLFYIWIFFFFEYVQCLDQSGGVSLTDIWQQNANNMNQMLGGFSPCKMEFSGPSSQMSYGNQFGNFKPGAVGKRSVEKTEHCPCPGVDNKGCPTCLCSTFGDGHIDGLVPPSTSPGTVHPSAEFKLTNQTRSFKNVTTTTLQTTKETSPEISTVSTTVSEISSVNFFITSTTPNKKPKAKQDDLIPEYKLNDNQKVHDNSEQTKNSTGSTRVVRLPSDATTVYIGIITGLATVLCFVIVTSVLFLYKWRKATENLKHEQNELYFTEKSFRISMERQHGRNQDDQHEQERSVSMSSNYPTPPDSEISMDSVFTLDQTTDVKSPINSPSYGEQLSAPLMSPGSTVFPYPPEAYRHEYLELM